TCTCCATCCGCAACAGCCGCATCGTGGTGGCGGCGATGGAGCCGCGCAGCGCGATCGGCGAGTATGCCGATGGCCGCTACATCCTGCATGTCGGCTGCCAGGGCGTCTTCGGCCTCCGCAACCAGCTGGCGGATGACGTGCTGAAGGTGCCGAAGGACCAGGTGCGCGTGCGCACCGGCAATGTGGGCGGCAGCTTCGGCATGAAGGCCAATGCCTATCCCGAATACCTGCCCCTGCTGCATGCGGCGAAGACGCTCGGCCGCCCGGTGAAATGGACCGATGAGCGCAGCGGCTCCTTCATGTCCGACCAGCATGGCCGCGACCATGAGGTGGAGGCCGAGCTGGCGCTGGACACGGAGGGCCGCTTCCTCGCCGTGCGCCTCACCAGCTTCGCGAATATGGGCGCCTATCTCTCGACCGTGGCGCCGCTCATGGGCACGGGCAATTTCGTGAAGAACGTGCAGTCCAACTACACGCTGCCGCTGATCGAGGTCCGCACCCGCTGCATGCTGACCAACACCACCCCCGTCTCGGCCTATCGCGGCGCCGGGCGGCCGGAGGGCAACTACTTCATGGAACGGCTGATCGAGGAAGCCGCCCAGGCCATGGGCAAATCCTCCATCGCCATCCGCAAGCTCAACCACATCAAGCCGGATCAGTTCCCCTACGCCGCCCCCTCGGGCAGTGTCTATGACGGCGGCGACTTCTCCGCGATCCTGGACGAGGCGCTGAAGGCCTCCGACTACGCCGGCTTCGAGGCGCGCCGCGCCGAGGCCAAGGCCCGCGGCAAGCTGCGCGGGATCGGCATCGGCAACTTCCTCGAATGCACCGCGCCGCCCGCCAAGGAGCAGGGCGGCATCCGCTTCGAGAAGGACGGCACCGTCACCATCATCACCGGAACGCTCGACTATGGGCAGGGCCATTGGTCCGCCTTCGCCCAGGTGCTGCACCAGTATCTCGGCGTGCCCTTCGAGAGCGTGCGCCTGCTGCAGGGCGATTCCGACGAGCTGGTGGCCGGCGGCGGCACGGGCGGCTCGAAGTCGCTCATGGCCTCCGGTGCGGCGATCATCGAGGCCTCGGCGCTGGTCGTGGAGAAGGGCAAGCTCGCCGCCTCCTATGTGCTGGAAAGCTCGGTGGCGGACATCGAGTTCGACGCCGGCCGCTTCACCATCGCCGGCACCGACCGCGGCATCGGCATCATGGAGCTCGCCGCGAAGCTGCGCGAAAGCCACTCGCTGCCGAGCGAAGTCCCCACCTCGCTCGATGTGCAGCATGTGTTTGACCAGGCCCCCATGGCCTATCCGAACGGCTGCCACGTCTGCGAGCTCGAGATCGAGCCGGACACCGGCCATGTGAAGATCGTGAACTACACCTCGGTCAACGATTTCGGCGTGGTCGTGAACCCGCTGCTGGTCGCCGGCCAGGCGCATGGTGGCATCGTCCAGGGGATCGGCCAGATCCTGCACGAGCAGGTGGCCTATTCCGAGGAAGGGCAGCTCCTCTCCGGCAGCTTCATGGATTACGGCCTGCCCCGCGCCGATGACCTGCCGAGCTTCTCCCTCGTCAGCCACCCGGTGCCCTGCACCACCAACCCGCTCGGCGCCAAGGGCTGCGGCGAAGCGGGCTGCGCCGGCAGCCTGCCCGCCGTGATGAACGCCCTGGTGGACGCACTGCGGCCGCTCGGCGTGAACCACCTCGACATGCCGGTGACGCCCGAGAAGCTCTGGCGCGCGATCCACGCGGCGGGGTAGGGCGCGACTGTCCTCGGGAGAGCGCTGCTCTCCCCGGACTCTTCTCGCGAAGGTCCGGAAGGGGCCGCGCCCCTATCCGCGCAGCAGGGCCCGCGCGGCCAGCGCTGCGCTGCCGGCCAGTGCGATGGTCGTCGCCATGGGCATGGCGGTGCCGTTGTGCAGGGCGGAGAGGACGGCGCCGGCCAGCGCCCCCATGCCGAATTGCAGTGTGCCGACGAGGGCGGAGGCGGTGCCGGCCATGTGGGGGAAGGGCGTGATGGTGATGATGGTGCCGAGCGGGAGAGCGATGCCGAGCAGCGAGACATAGAGAAACACCGCGGCGTATTGCGTGGCGAAGGGCGCGCCGAGGGCGGTCAACGCCAGCAGGGCGAGGCCGGTGGCCGCGATGGCGGCGATGGTCGCGTTGAACAGGCGTTCGCGGCCCAGGCGGGCGGCCAGTTTCGCGGAGAATTGCGAGAGCAGGATGAAGCCCGCCGCGGCGCCGCCGAAAAGCCAACCGTAATGCGCGGGGGCGATGCCGTTCAGCGTGATGAACACGAAGGGCGAGCCCGCGATATAGGCGAACATGCCCGCGATGGCGAAGCCCGAGGCCAGGGCCGCGCCCATGAAGCGCCGGTCCTTCAGCAGCCCGCCATAGCTCCGCAACACGGCGAGGAGGGAGACGCGGCGCCGGCGCTCCTCCGGCAGGGTTTCGTGCAGCATGAGGGCGCAGAGGATCAGCGCCGCGAGGCCGATCGCCGCCAGCAGCCAGAAGATGGCGCGCCAGCCGAACCAGGCGGCGACATAGCCGCCGATGAGCGGCGCGAGGATGGGCGCCACGCCCATCACGAGCATGAGGCGCCCCATGAGGCGCACCGGATCGAGCCGGTCCGACACG
This region of Sediminicoccus rosea genomic DNA includes:
- a CDS encoding xanthine dehydrogenase family protein molybdopterin-binding subunit, which produces MPDTNLPFDPTRLKFGVGQPVPRQEDPKLLQGQGRYTDDLALPGQLYAHVVRSPYAHAVLNAVDVAAARAAPGVHAVITAADLAEYGDMTCAMPLKNADGSPLRTTRRPALAGDKLRFVGDPVAVVVAETKAQAKDAAELVELDVEILDAVTEASAAAAAPLLYDDIAENCVLDFAFGDSAKVSDAFASAAHVQKLSIRNSRIVVAAMEPRSAIGEYADGRYILHVGCQGVFGLRNQLADDVLKVPKDQVRVRTGNVGGSFGMKANAYPEYLPLLHAAKTLGRPVKWTDERSGSFMSDQHGRDHEVEAELALDTEGRFLAVRLTSFANMGAYLSTVAPLMGTGNFVKNVQSNYTLPLIEVRTRCMLTNTTPVSAYRGAGRPEGNYFMERLIEEAAQAMGKSSIAIRKLNHIKPDQFPYAAPSGSVYDGGDFSAILDEALKASDYAGFEARRAEAKARGKLRGIGIGNFLECTAPPAKEQGGIRFEKDGTVTIITGTLDYGQGHWSAFAQVLHQYLGVPFESVRLLQGDSDELVAGGGTGGSKSLMASGAAIIEASALVVEKGKLAASYVLESSVADIEFDAGRFTIAGTDRGIGIMELAAKLRESHSLPSEVPTSLDVQHVFDQAPMAYPNGCHVCELEIEPDTGHVKIVNYTSVNDFGVVVNPLLVAGQAHGGIVQGIGQILHEQVAYSEEGQLLSGSFMDYGLPRADDLPSFSLVSHPVPCTTNPLGAKGCGEAGCAGSLPAVMNALVDALRPLGVNHLDMPVTPEKLWRAIHAAG
- a CDS encoding Bcr/CflA family multidrug efflux MFS transporter, with product MTSPGRLAALLGLLAAFGPLSIDMYLPAFPEIGASLGGGVEGVQLTLAAYFIGMAAGQLLHGPLSDRLGRRRPLFAGLAIYVAASILCALATSMEALIALRLLQALAGCAGMVISRAVVRDVSDRLDPVRLMGRLMLVMGVAPILAPLIGGYVAAWFGWRAIFWLLAAIGLAALILCALMLHETLPEERRRRVSLLAVLRSYGGLLKDRRFMGAALASGFAIAGMFAYIAGSPFVFITLNGIAPAHYGWLFGGAAAGFILLSQFSAKLAARLGRERLFNATIAAIAATGLALLALTALGAPFATQYAAVFLYVSLLGIALPLGTIITITPFPHMAGTASALVGTLQFGMGALAGAVLSALHNGTAMPMATTIALAGSAALAARALLRG